One window from the genome of Rhinolophus ferrumequinum isolate MPI-CBG mRhiFer1 chromosome 10, mRhiFer1_v1.p, whole genome shotgun sequence encodes:
- the HMOX1 gene encoding heme oxygenase 1 has product MESPHLDSMPQDLSEALKEATKEVHTQAENAEFMRNFQKGQLTRKGFKLVMASLFHIYEALEEEIERNKENPVFTPLYFPEELHRRAALEQDLAFWYGPRWQEAIPYTPAMRHYVQRLHEVGRTEPELLVAHAYTRYLGDLSGGQVLKKIAQKALDLPSSGEGLAFFTFPNIASATKFKQLYRSRMNSLEMTPTVRQRVIEEAKTAFLLNIQLFEELQEWLTRKAEDQRPSQEPGLRQRAGSRVQDATPIETPRGKSQLSILSRAPLVRWVLTLSFLVATVAMGLYAM; this is encoded by the exons ATGGAGAGCCCGCATCTCGACAG CATGCCCCAGGATTTGTCAGAGGCCCTGAAGGAGGCCACCAAGGAGGTGCACACCCAGGCGGAGAACGCTGAGTTCATGAGGAACTTTCAGAAGGGCCAGTTGACCCGAAAAGGCTTTAAG CTGGTGATGGCCTCCCTGTTCCACATCTATGAGGCTCTGGAGGAGGAGATTGAGCGCAACAAGGAGAATCCGGTCTTCACCCCGCTCTACTTCCCGGAAGAGCTGCACCGGAGGGCTGCCCTGGAGCAGGACTTGGCCTTCTGGTACGGGCCCCGCTGGCAGGAGGCCATCCCCTACACACCGGCCATGAGGCACTATGTGCAGCGACTCCACGAGGTGGGGCGCACAGAGCCCGAGCTGCTGGTGGCCCACGCCTACACCCGCTACCTGGGCGACCTGTCTGGGGGCCAGGTCCTCAAGAAGATTGCTCAGAAGGCCCTGGACCTGCCCAGCTCTGGCGAGGGCCTGGCCTTCTTCACCTTCCCCAACATCGCCAGTGCCACGAAGTTTAAGCAGCTCTACCGCTCCCGCATGAACTCTCTGGAGATGACTCCCACGGTCAGGCAGAGGGTCATCGAAGAAGCTAAGACTGCGTTCCTGCTCAACATTCAG CTGTTCGAGGAGTTGCAGGAGTGGCTGACCCGGAAAGCTGAGGACCAGAGGCCCTCGCAGGAGCCAGGGCTTCGCCAGCGGGCGGGCAGCAGGGTGCAAG ATGCTACTCCCATCGAGACACCCAGAGGGAAGTCCCAGCTCAGTATCCTCTCCCGGGCACCACTAGTACGATGGGTCCTCACACTCAGTTTTCTGGTGGCAACGGTTGCCATGGGGCTTTATGCCATGTGa